One window of the Niallia circulans genome contains the following:
- the pheT gene encoding phenylalanine--tRNA ligase subunit beta gives MLVSYNWLNEYVDLNGISPDELAEKITKSGIEVEGVEVLDEGIKNVVIGYVVEREQHPNADKLNKCLVDVGEGDPIQIICGAPNVDKGQKVAVAKVGAVLPGNFKIKKAKLRGEESNGMICSLQELGIEGKIVAKDYAQGIFVFPSDVEVGKNALEYLQRNDAVLELGLTPNRADCLSMLGVAYEVAAILEKEVKLPNTEYPTINEKASDYIKVSVEENADVPLYTARVIKNIKIAPSPLWMQGKLMAAGIRPHNNVVDITNFILLEYGQPLHAFDYDKIGSKEILVRRAQSGEKITTLDETDRTLSEDNLLITNGKEGIAVAGVMGGANSEVQAGTTTVLLESAYFDSKVIRRSSKVIGLRSEASARYEKGIDPNRVREAADRACQLLQLYAGGEVLEGEVAVDTLTAEPKVVSITLEKINQTLGTTLETNAVTAIFNSLQFATQMEGDTFIVTVPTRRNDIVIEADLIEEVARLYGYDNLPKTLPIGAATPGSLTAYQKKRRMARRYLESAGLYQAITYSLTNEAKVHSFALEKRNPINLAMPMSEERALLRQSIVPQLLEVLKYNAARQNENIAVYETGVVFLANGEQELPEEKEHLAGAVTGIWSMHPWQGEKKTVDFFVVKGVLEGLFQKLGVMEQITFARANLDGMHPERTAEIVLNGEIIGFVGQVHPQMQNDLDLKETYCFELDLSKLFAVEVEALHYTSIPRFPYVTRDIALVVEKDVLAGTLQEVIIEAGGKLLKDVQVFDLYEGEKMEAGKKSIAFSLTYFDPEQTLTDEMISKTHDKVLAAVEEKAGASLRG, from the coding sequence ATGTTAGTATCCTATAATTGGTTAAATGAATATGTAGATTTAAATGGCATAAGTCCTGATGAACTAGCAGAAAAAATTACAAAGAGTGGTATCGAGGTAGAAGGCGTCGAGGTTCTTGATGAAGGAATTAAAAATGTAGTAATCGGTTATGTTGTCGAGCGTGAACAACATCCGAATGCAGACAAATTAAATAAATGTTTAGTCGATGTTGGCGAGGGAGACCCAATCCAAATTATCTGTGGCGCTCCCAATGTAGATAAAGGCCAAAAAGTAGCTGTAGCAAAGGTTGGTGCAGTTCTTCCAGGTAACTTCAAAATTAAAAAAGCGAAGCTACGGGGGGAAGAATCAAACGGGATGATTTGTTCCCTGCAAGAGCTTGGTATCGAAGGAAAAATTGTCGCAAAAGACTATGCGCAAGGAATTTTTGTTTTTCCAAGTGATGTAGAGGTCGGAAAAAACGCATTAGAATATTTACAACGAAATGATGCTGTACTAGAACTGGGGTTAACTCCAAACCGTGCTGATTGCTTAAGCATGCTTGGTGTAGCGTATGAAGTAGCTGCCATTTTAGAAAAAGAAGTAAAACTACCTAATACAGAATATCCAACTATTAACGAAAAAGCATCTGATTATATTAAAGTTTCAGTAGAAGAGAATGCAGATGTACCATTATATACAGCAAGAGTGATTAAGAATATTAAAATCGCTCCATCTCCATTATGGATGCAAGGAAAATTAATGGCTGCAGGAATTCGCCCACATAACAATGTGGTCGACATTACGAACTTTATTTTACTAGAATATGGTCAACCGCTGCATGCTTTTGATTATGATAAAATTGGCTCAAAAGAAATTCTCGTAAGAAGAGCACAAAGTGGTGAAAAGATTACAACACTTGATGAAACAGACAGAACATTATCAGAAGATAATCTACTTATTACGAATGGAAAAGAAGGAATAGCTGTTGCTGGTGTAATGGGTGGTGCGAATTCTGAAGTTCAAGCTGGCACTACTACTGTTTTATTAGAATCGGCTTATTTTGACAGTAAAGTAATTCGCAGATCCTCTAAAGTAATTGGTTTAAGAAGTGAAGCGAGCGCAAGATATGAAAAAGGAATTGATCCAAATCGAGTACGTGAAGCTGCAGATAGAGCTTGTCAATTATTACAATTATATGCTGGCGGAGAAGTGCTTGAAGGGGAAGTCGCAGTTGATACACTAACTGCCGAGCCAAAAGTAGTTTCGATTACGCTCGAAAAAATCAATCAAACATTAGGAACGACATTAGAGACGAATGCAGTAACGGCTATTTTTAATAGTCTTCAATTTGCGACACAAATGGAAGGTGATACATTCATCGTAACTGTGCCAACAAGAAGAAATGATATTGTTATCGAGGCAGATTTAATCGAAGAAGTTGCTCGTCTTTATGGCTATGATAACTTGCCGAAAACATTGCCGATAGGTGCTGCTACACCAGGTTCTTTAACTGCTTATCAGAAAAAACGTCGTATGGCACGAAGATATTTAGAATCGGCTGGGTTATATCAAGCAATTACCTATTCATTAACAAATGAAGCGAAAGTGCATAGCTTTGCTTTAGAGAAAAGAAACCCAATCAACCTTGCAATGCCAATGAGTGAAGAACGTGCATTATTACGTCAAAGCATCGTGCCACAGCTGCTAGAGGTGCTTAAATATAATGCAGCAAGACAAAATGAAAACATAGCTGTTTATGAAACAGGGGTTGTGTTCTTAGCGAATGGAGAGCAGGAGCTTCCTGAGGAAAAAGAACATCTAGCTGGTGCAGTTACAGGCATTTGGAGTATGCACCCATGGCAAGGAGAAAAGAAAACTGTTGATTTCTTTGTTGTAAAAGGTGTATTGGAAGGATTATTCCAAAAGTTAGGTGTTATGGAGCAAATTACATTTGCTAGAGCGAATTTGGATGGTATGCATCCAGAAAGAACGGCTGAAATCGTTCTTAATGGGGAGATCATTGGATTTGTCGGTCAAGTGCATCCGCAAATGCAAAATGATTTAGATTTAAAAGAAACATATTGTTTCGAACTAGACTTAAGTAAGTTATTTGCTGTAGAAGTAGAAGCATTACATTATACGTCCATCCCTCGTTTCCCGTATGTAACAAGAGATATAGCGCTTGTTGTTGAGAAAGACGTGTTAGCTGGTACGCTTCAAGAAGTTATTATTGAAGCTGGCGGAAAGTTATTGAAAGATGTCCAAGTGTTTGATTTATATGAGGGCGAAAAAATGGAAGCAGGCAAAAAATCGATTGCATTCTCTTTAACATATTTTGATCCAGAACAAACATTAACAGATGAAATGATTAGCAAGACCCATGACAAAGTACTTGCTGCAGTAGAAGAAAAAGCTGGTGCTTCGCTAAGAGGCTGA
- a CDS encoding carbohydrate ABC transporter permease yields the protein MRKHDKRNRRKFSIGRLSVYLFLFIAAIVSLFPFYWMFVMATRPSAAYNSIPPTLTPGNMLVENFKKVLSQIDFFGGMWNSFILCFVVTIIVLLISSLAGFAFAKFRFPGRNIFFIAILVTMIIPPQLGLIPQYFLISKIGLLDTLQGVMIVSFLNPLGIFLMRQYISEGVPDELIEAAKLDGCSNFRIYWGIVLPIILPAFATLGIIVFTAVWGEFLWQFTVLRDPEMYTIQVALAQLGNTHNIDFGMILSGVFWATVPLLVIFLLFNRLFISSITEGSVK from the coding sequence ATGAGGAAGCATGACAAAAGAAACCGGAGAAAGTTTTCCATAGGCAGATTATCCGTTTACTTATTTTTATTTATTGCTGCTATCGTTTCGTTGTTTCCATTTTACTGGATGTTTGTCATGGCAACAAGGCCGAGTGCTGCCTACAATTCCATCCCACCAACTTTAACACCAGGAAATATGCTGGTTGAAAACTTTAAAAAGGTATTAAGTCAAATTGATTTTTTTGGTGGGATGTGGAATTCATTTATACTCTGTTTTGTTGTAACGATCATAGTACTACTCATTAGTTCATTAGCAGGCTTTGCCTTTGCCAAATTTAGATTCCCAGGAAGAAACATTTTTTTCATTGCTATTTTGGTAACCATGATTATTCCACCGCAATTAGGGTTAATCCCACAATACTTCTTAATTTCTAAAATAGGACTTCTAGATACCTTACAAGGAGTTATGATTGTATCCTTTTTAAATCCTTTAGGGATATTTCTAATGCGCCAATATATATCCGAGGGAGTTCCTGATGAATTAATAGAAGCAGCGAAATTAGATGGGTGCTCGAATTTCCGTATCTATTGGGGAATTGTATTACCGATTATCTTACCAGCGTTTGCTACTCTTGGAATTATTGTATTTACTGCTGTTTGGGGAGAGTTCTTATGGCAGTTTACGGTTTTAAGAGATCCAGAAATGTATACCATCCAGGTTGCATTAGCACAGTTGGGCAATACTCATAATATTGATTTCGGTATGATTTTATCTGGTGTGTTCTGGGCAACTGTTCCATTATTAGTCATTTTCTTATTATTTAACCGATTATTTATATCAAGTATTACGGAAGGGTCTGTGAAATAA
- a CDS encoding carbohydrate ABC transporter permease: MNPSSNKETVNTVSKKQPIHKKQKKFRSEQKKDMLSGYLYIAPFFIIFAVIGLYPMLFSIYLAFQKWNGLSPMTFNGLANFETVLTDPLFWKSVYNTIIIGIMGTAPQLVVGLILAYLLNMAFLKFKSFFRVTIFMPYLTSMVAVALIFSVLFSNHESSLANYVLTHFFGLDPIQWAASEWGTKIAISIMVFWRWVGYNTIIYLAGIQGIPNDLYEAATIDGANKFHQLFYITIPMMKPFIILTVFTSTVGAMQLFSEPTVFLGTGAFTRDEAMTIVMYLYRDAFKLQSFGTASATAIILLVIISLFAVINLSLTQGFRKKKRGVDQ, encoded by the coding sequence ATGAATCCTAGCAGTAATAAGGAAACTGTGAACACTGTCAGTAAGAAGCAACCTATTCATAAAAAACAGAAAAAATTTAGGTCGGAGCAAAAAAAGGATATGCTGTCAGGATATTTATATATAGCGCCTTTCTTCATAATTTTTGCCGTTATCGGCTTATATCCTATGCTTTTTAGTATTTACCTAGCCTTCCAAAAATGGAATGGCTTAAGCCCGATGACATTTAACGGACTGGCTAATTTTGAGACTGTACTCACGGATCCTCTATTTTGGAAATCGGTTTATAATACGATAATTATAGGAATTATGGGAACAGCTCCACAGTTAGTCGTCGGTCTTATTTTAGCTTATTTGTTGAATATGGCTTTTCTTAAATTTAAAAGCTTCTTTCGTGTAACAATTTTTATGCCCTATTTAACTTCCATGGTTGCTGTAGCCCTTATCTTTAGTGTGTTATTCAGTAATCATGAATCTTCTTTAGCCAATTATGTATTAACTCATTTCTTTGGACTTGACCCTATCCAATGGGCAGCCTCTGAATGGGGGACGAAAATTGCGATATCCATTATGGTGTTCTGGCGATGGGTAGGATATAACACGATTATCTATCTAGCTGGAATTCAAGGTATACCAAATGATTTATACGAGGCAGCTACCATTGATGGTGCCAATAAATTTCATCAGCTTTTTTACATTACTATCCCAATGATGAAACCATTTATTATTTTAACGGTATTCACTTCAACAGTTGGTGCCATGCAGTTATTCTCTGAACCAACTGTGTTTTTAGGAACTGGTGCTTTCACAAGGGATGAAGCGATGACAATTGTTATGTACCTGTATAGAGATGCATTTAAATTGCAGTCATTTGGAACCGCATCCGCAACTGCAATCATTCTATTGGTCATTATATCATTATTTGCTGTCATAAACTTAAGTTTAACGCAAGGATTTAGAAAGAAAAAGAGAGGTGTGGATCAATGA
- the polX gene encoding DNA polymerase/3'-5' exonuclease PolX, which produces MITNKDIIRLLEQIAIYMELKGENPFKISAFRKAANTIETSELNLTEITDLTELPGIGKGTAAVIEEYLKEGKSSVLQELKDEVPKGLIPLLQLPGLGGKKIAKLYKELSVENAEDLKNACLKGEVQALKGFGKKTEEKIMEALQNAGSRPERLPIAFMIPIAVSIEEHLAKMAGVVQYSRAGSLRRVRETIKDLDFIIATKDPNQVKEQLIQLPSIKEVIGAGLTKVSVILGLDYDVSIDFRLVKPEEFATTLHHFTGSKEHNVRMRQLAKERGEKISEYGVENNETGEIKTFKTEEAFYHYFELPFIPPEIREDGKEVENYSDDSELISLEDIKGDLHMHTTASDGAHSLEEMIEANRKLGYQYMAITDHSQYLKVANGLTPDRVRKQIKEIKRLNAKYEDITILAGAEMDILPDGTLDYDDELLKELDIVIASIHSAFSQSKDKIMNRLKAAMENKYVNIIAHPTGRKIGKRDGYDIDMEMLIQLAKETNTILELNSNPNRLDLNAAHVKMAQDAGVKIVINTDAHYKHELNNMAIGVSTAKKGWIKKSTVLNAMSKEELLAFLYKG; this is translated from the coding sequence ATGATTACAAATAAAGATATTATTCGATTATTAGAGCAAATCGCGATATATATGGAGTTGAAAGGAGAAAATCCATTTAAAATATCTGCCTTTCGAAAAGCTGCCAATACGATTGAAACAAGTGAATTAAACTTAACCGAAATAACCGATCTTACGGAACTGCCGGGAATAGGAAAGGGAACAGCAGCTGTTATAGAAGAATATCTAAAAGAAGGTAAGTCGTCTGTTTTACAAGAGTTAAAAGACGAAGTTCCAAAAGGGTTAATACCATTGCTGCAGCTGCCAGGTCTCGGTGGGAAAAAAATTGCAAAATTATATAAAGAGCTATCTGTTGAAAATGCAGAGGATTTAAAAAATGCATGTTTAAAAGGAGAAGTGCAAGCATTAAAAGGTTTTGGCAAAAAGACGGAAGAAAAAATTATGGAAGCCCTTCAAAATGCCGGTTCTCGCCCAGAGCGACTGCCGATTGCATTTATGATTCCGATAGCAGTTTCCATTGAGGAACACCTAGCTAAGATGGCAGGTGTTGTGCAATACTCTAGAGCCGGGAGTTTAAGAAGAGTTAGGGAGACGATTAAAGATTTGGATTTTATTATTGCCACAAAAGATCCTAATCAGGTGAAAGAGCAGTTGATTCAGCTTCCGTCCATAAAAGAAGTAATTGGAGCAGGATTGACAAAAGTTAGTGTAATTCTGGGGCTGGATTATGACGTTTCTATTGACTTTCGGTTAGTGAAACCAGAGGAATTTGCAACAACCTTACATCATTTCACAGGTTCAAAAGAACATAATGTGCGAATGAGACAGCTAGCTAAAGAACGCGGAGAAAAAATAAGCGAGTATGGTGTGGAAAATAATGAAACAGGCGAAATAAAAACCTTTAAGACAGAAGAAGCGTTTTATCATTATTTCGAACTGCCCTTTATTCCTCCTGAAATAAGAGAAGATGGGAAAGAAGTAGAAAATTATTCAGATGATAGTGAGCTTATTTCCTTGGAAGATATTAAAGGAGATTTGCATATGCATACTACTGCGAGTGATGGTGCACATTCATTAGAAGAAATGATAGAAGCAAATCGAAAATTAGGCTATCAATACATGGCTATTACAGACCATTCTCAATATTTAAAGGTTGCCAATGGATTAACACCAGATAGAGTGAGAAAGCAAATCAAAGAAATTAAAAGGTTAAATGCAAAATATGAGGATATAACTATTTTAGCTGGTGCTGAGATGGATATATTACCAGACGGCACACTAGATTATGATGATGAATTATTGAAAGAATTAGATATTGTAATTGCCTCCATCCATTCTGCCTTTTCACAATCGAAAGATAAGATAATGAATAGATTAAAAGCTGCCATGGAAAACAAGTATGTTAATATCATTGCACACCCGACTGGTAGGAAAATTGGCAAAAGAGATGGTTATGATATTGACATGGAAATGCTTATTCAGTTAGCGAAAGAAACGAATACTATCTTGGAATTGAATAGTAATCCTAACCGCTTAGATTTAAATGCAGCACATGTCAAAATGGCCCAGGATGCGGGCGTAAAGATTGTAATTAATACAGATGCTCATTATAAGCATGAGCTTAATAATATGGCTATCGGAGTATCCACCGCGAAAAAGGGCTGGATAAAAAAATCTACTGTATTGAATGCAATGTCCAAAGAAGAATTATTAGCCTTCTTATATAAAGGATGA
- a CDS encoding LacI family DNA-binding transcriptional regulator: MSLTIKDIAQLAGVSPSTVSKVLNNYGEISEMTRKKVMTVINEKGYAPNFSARSLATKKSNLIGLVYAGKINVDMTHPYFNEVISTFKKNIGLLGYDILMFSNEQFQGSYLARCKHFNLDGCLIIAGEEVEDATFELAESGFPCIGIDIELVGPKASYVMTDNVNLSRKVVEHFYLNSLRKIGYIGGMSESVISNLRLKGFKDAMNQFGLEIREEWIQYGDYHEESGYIAMKRILELKDYPEAIFAASDLMALGALRAIKEAGLHTPRNIRIVGCDDIAASRYSDPKLTTVKQDKEKIGKLSAFMLNDLIEGKSKLKPVYTDSKIIVRETCGTNKAYR; this comes from the coding sequence ATGAGTTTAACGATAAAGGACATTGCACAATTGGCAGGGGTATCACCATCAACCGTTTCGAAAGTATTAAATAATTATGGCGAAATAAGTGAGATGACTAGAAAAAAAGTCATGACAGTTATTAATGAAAAGGGCTACGCACCAAATTTTTCGGCTCGGTCACTGGCAACGAAAAAATCAAATCTCATTGGTCTTGTCTATGCAGGTAAAATCAATGTAGACATGACCCATCCATATTTTAATGAAGTTATTTCGACTTTTAAGAAAAATATTGGATTACTTGGATACGATATCTTAATGTTTTCTAATGAACAATTTCAAGGAAGTTATTTAGCAAGATGCAAGCACTTTAATTTGGATGGCTGCTTGATAATTGCAGGTGAAGAAGTAGAGGACGCTACTTTTGAACTTGCTGAGAGCGGTTTTCCTTGTATTGGAATTGATATTGAATTAGTAGGTCCAAAAGCGAGCTACGTCATGACGGACAATGTAAATTTATCAAGGAAAGTAGTAGAGCATTTTTATTTGAATTCTCTTAGAAAAATTGGCTATATTGGCGGGATGAGTGAATCCGTCATTTCTAATTTAAGGTTAAAGGGATTCAAGGATGCGATGAATCAGTTTGGTCTTGAAATCAGGGAAGAGTGGATTCAATATGGAGATTACCATGAAGAGAGTGGTTATATCGCAATGAAGAGAATACTAGAGTTGAAGGATTATCCAGAAGCTATTTTTGCTGCATCCGACTTAATGGCTTTAGGTGCACTAAGAGCTATTAAGGAAGCTGGACTTCATACACCTAGAAACATCCGAATTGTAGGATGTGATGATATTGCTGCTTCCCGCTATAGTGATCCTAAATTGACCACGGTCAAACAGGATAAGGAGAAAATCGGTAAATTATCTGCTTTTATGCTAAATGACTTGATAGAAGGAAAATCAAAATTAAAGCCAGTGTATACAGACTCTAAAATTATTGTAAGGGAAACGTGTGGGACGAACAAAGCCTACAGGTGA
- the zapA gene encoding cell division protein ZapA, translating into MSNTPKNRTNVDIYGTQYTIIGKEPSNHVRLVASIVDEKMREIHVLNPSLDTNKLAVLTAVNIVNDYVKLEDRVKELEEELKRREKD; encoded by the coding sequence GTGTCAAATACCCCTAAAAATCGTACAAATGTTGATATATATGGAACACAATATACAATAATAGGGAAAGAACCTTCTAACCATGTTAGACTGGTTGCCTCCATAGTTGATGAAAAAATGCGTGAAATTCATGTTTTGAATCCCTCACTTGATACCAATAAACTTGCTGTACTTACCGCAGTAAATATAGTAAACGACTATGTAAAGCTAGAAGATCGAGTGAAAGAATTAGAGGAAGAATTAAAAAGAAGAGAAAAGGACTGA
- a CDS encoding ROK family protein, whose amino-acid sequence MNYYAVFDVGGSAIKFSLMNELGNFVEKSSVPTPKDGIDSFVDTIETVVKNFQEKNEIIGIALSMPGAVDVETGFIKGTSALPYIHGPNIRDVIQERTKLLVELENDANCAGLAEGWMGAAKNVDDYICIVIGSGIGGSIFLDKKIRHGSHLFGAEFGYMILEDYLNQPLGESWSSLAATGGLIKQVAKRKNLDPITLDGQIVFNMSDEGDWEVQEEIEKFIKRLAVGIYNLQYIIDPEKILIGGAISKREGLIEQINEKLKIMKPTEECLNIQVQPCQFGNDSNLIGALYHFLQRRSSPLSGVSKGK is encoded by the coding sequence GTGAATTATTATGCAGTATTTGATGTAGGTGGCTCTGCAATAAAATTTTCGCTTATGAATGAATTGGGAAACTTTGTAGAAAAGTCTTCTGTTCCTACTCCAAAAGATGGAATCGATTCTTTCGTGGATACAATCGAAACAGTAGTGAAGAATTTTCAAGAAAAGAATGAGATAATCGGTATCGCCTTAAGTATGCCAGGAGCAGTAGATGTAGAAACAGGATTTATAAAAGGAACCTCAGCTCTGCCATATATTCATGGGCCGAATATAAGGGATGTCATCCAAGAACGGACAAAATTGCTTGTTGAGCTTGAAAATGATGCTAATTGTGCAGGGTTAGCGGAGGGATGGATGGGTGCTGCAAAAAATGTCGATGATTATATTTGTATTGTAATTGGGAGTGGTATTGGTGGTTCTATTTTTCTAGATAAGAAAATTCGTCATGGTAGCCATCTTTTCGGAGCCGAATTTGGTTACATGATTTTAGAGGATTATCTGAATCAGCCGCTAGGGGAATCATGGAGTTCTCTTGCAGCAACTGGAGGTTTAATTAAGCAAGTTGCGAAACGGAAAAACTTGGATCCAATAACTTTGGACGGTCAAATTGTATTTAACATGTCTGATGAAGGCGACTGGGAAGTACAGGAAGAAATAGAAAAATTCATTAAGCGCTTAGCTGTAGGAATTTATAATTTACAATACATTATTGATCCGGAGAAAATTCTAATCGGCGGAGCAATCAGTAAACGCGAAGGGCTTATTGAACAGATTAACGAAAAGCTAAAAATTATGAAGCCAACAGAAGAGTGTTTAAACATTCAAGTTCAGCCATGCCAATTTGGAAATGACTCGAACTTAATTGGAGCTCTATACCATTTCTTACAAAGAAGATCTAGTCCATTAAGTGGTGTATCTAAAGGGAAATAA
- a CDS encoding ABC transporter substrate-binding protein: MKKFAAIGLSSLLALSLAACSGNDTSSKTSGKDEKITLDFWTFGSTGYEDLAKEYEKENPNIKIKVKASETADHHDALFTALSAGSGAPDITMLEIDQFDRFKVAQDRFENLYDLGAKDVKDQYLEWKWKSGENQDGDFLFGLPTDIGPKGLYYRTDVFEKAGLPTDPQEVANLINSPEAFEKAGLQVKEKTKLPFVDSIEMAYRAYLDSAKTAYLTPDNKLNLGADSEVKKAYDYAIRLNELGIIGKYDMWTPEWANAVNKGEFAAELGAGWLKGWMEGNAPDAVGKWRVATLPTEFAANWGGSYIAVPSETKHSQEAYDFIEWLVSPENQLKSFQSHGLFPSAQSVYDMEEFKTNADEFFGGQATAPVFAEAAKDISGIGYKGEKYASIHSEVLNALKNVQNKGADPEKEWKAAVKRAEDLLSR; this comes from the coding sequence ATGAAAAAGTTTGCTGCCATAGGTTTATCGTCATTGCTTGCACTGTCTTTAGCAGCTTGTAGTGGGAATGATACATCAAGTAAAACAAGTGGTAAAGATGAAAAAATCACGTTGGATTTTTGGACATTTGGTTCGACTGGTTATGAGGATTTAGCAAAAGAATACGAGAAAGAAAACCCAAATATTAAAATTAAAGTAAAGGCATCTGAAACAGCTGATCATCATGATGCGCTTTTTACAGCATTATCTGCGGGTAGCGGTGCACCTGATATTACGATGTTAGAGATTGACCAATTTGACCGTTTTAAAGTAGCTCAAGATCGTTTTGAAAATCTATATGATCTTGGTGCGAAAGATGTGAAAGACCAGTACTTAGAGTGGAAATGGAAGAGTGGAGAAAACCAGGACGGAGATTTCTTATTTGGTCTTCCTACAGATATTGGACCTAAAGGATTGTACTACCGAACTGATGTATTTGAAAAAGCAGGACTTCCAACTGATCCACAGGAAGTAGCCAATCTGATTAATTCACCTGAAGCATTTGAAAAAGCTGGATTACAAGTTAAAGAGAAAACAAAATTGCCATTTGTTGATAGTATTGAAATGGCATATAGAGCTTATCTAGATTCTGCAAAAACAGCTTATTTGACTCCTGATAATAAATTAAATTTAGGAGCAGACAGTGAAGTGAAAAAAGCATATGACTATGCTATTCGCTTAAATGAACTTGGAATTATAGGTAAATATGATATGTGGACTCCAGAGTGGGCAAATGCTGTTAACAAAGGCGAATTTGCGGCAGAGTTAGGAGCAGGATGGTTAAAAGGATGGATGGAAGGAAATGCTCCTGATGCTGTTGGGAAATGGAGAGTTGCTACATTACCAACTGAGTTTGCTGCAAACTGGGGTGGTTCATACATTGCCGTACCATCTGAAACAAAACATTCCCAAGAAGCTTATGATTTTATTGAATGGCTTGTATCACCAGAAAATCAATTGAAATCATTCCAAAGCCATGGATTATTCCCATCTGCTCAATCTGTATATGATATGGAAGAATTTAAAACGAATGCAGATGAATTCTTTGGTGGCCAAGCAACAGCTCCAGTATTTGCAGAAGCTGCAAAGGACATTAGTGGCATAGGATATAAAGGTGAAAAATATGCTTCAATCCATAGCGAAGTATTGAATGCGCTTAAGAATGTCCAAAATAAAGGAGCAGACCCAGAAAAAGAATGGAAAGCTGCCGTGAAGCGCGCAGAAGATTTATTAAGCCGTTAA
- a CDS encoding CvpA family protein: MLDIILVILLLFGLLRGLKRGFIMQIIHLTGFIVAFIVANKYYIPLSQKLTLWIPYPNIGENSLLQSFIQTANMEDVFYRGFSFVVIFFVVKIIWQIIGSMIDFVASIPILKQLNTWAGAVLGFVETYLLLFLLLFISILIPVDFIQSQLNESSVAAWMIENTPYFSEKIKDLWFDYMAS; this comes from the coding sequence ATGTTAGATATTATTTTGGTTATATTGCTGCTTTTTGGTCTTCTTAGAGGACTAAAAAGAGGATTTATTATGCAAATTATACACTTAACAGGATTTATTGTTGCGTTTATTGTTGCTAATAAATATTACATCCCATTATCGCAAAAATTAACACTATGGATTCCATATCCAAATATAGGGGAAAATAGTTTGCTGCAATCTTTTATTCAAACGGCAAATATGGAAGATGTCTTTTACAGAGGGTTCTCCTTTGTGGTGATATTTTTTGTAGTGAAAATTATTTGGCAAATTATTGGAAGTATGATAGATTTTGTTGCTAGTATTCCTATTTTAAAACAGTTAAATACATGGGCTGGTGCGGTCCTAGGATTTGTCGAAACGTATTTGCTATTATTCCTTCTATTATTTATTTCTATTTTAATTCCGGTTGATTTTATTCAATCTCAATTAAATGAATCCTCGGTTGCCGCATGGATGATAGAAAACACTCCATATTTTTCAGAGAAAATAAAAGATTTATGGTTTGATTATATGGCTTCATAG